The Mesorhizobium sp. B1-1-8 genome contains a region encoding:
- the rplT gene encoding 50S ribosomal protein L20 encodes MARVKRGVTAHAKHKKVLKAAKGFYGRRKNTIRIAKQAVEKSLQYAYRDRKNRKRSFRALWIQRINAATHEHGLTYGRFIDGLNKAGIEIDRKVLSDMAIHEPQAFAALVAKAKVALEYLKNTTPNAFESAVA; translated from the coding sequence ATGGCACGCGTAAAGAGAGGCGTCACCGCCCACGCCAAGCACAAGAAGGTCCTGAAAGCCGCCAAGGGTTTCTACGGCCGCCGCAAGAACACCATCCGCATCGCCAAGCAGGCGGTGGAGAAGTCGCTGCAATACGCCTACCGCGACCGCAAGAACCGCAAGCGGTCGTTCCGCGCGCTGTGGATCCAGCGCATCAACGCCGCGACGCATGAGCACGGCCTGACCTATGGCCGCTTCATCGACGGCCTCAACAAGGCCGGCATCGAGATCGACCGCAAGGTGCTTTCGGACATGGCCATCCACGAGCCGCAGGCTTTCGCCGCGCTGGTCGCCAAGGCCAAGGTCGCGCTCGAATATCTGAAGAACACCACGCCGAACGCTTTTGAAAGCGCTGTCGCCTAA
- the rpmI gene encoding 50S ribosomal protein L35 gives MPKMKTKSAAKKRFKVTGTGKVLSAAAGKRHGMIKRSNKFIRNARGTMVLAEPDGKKVIKNFLPNGL, from the coding sequence ATGCCCAAGATGAAGACCAAATCGGCCGCCAAGAAGCGGTTCAAAGTCACTGGTACGGGTAAAGTGCTGTCGGCTGCGGCCGGCAAGCGTCACGGCATGATCAAGCGGTCCAACAAGTTCATTCGAAATGCCCGCGGCACGATGGTTCTGGCTGAACCGGACGGCAAGAAGGTCATCAAGAATTTTCTGCCGAACGGCCTCTGA
- a CDS encoding methyltransferase family protein has product MADDVNVPPADQIKGLGGYQYIRRMVLAALIVVLFAALLFGQSSFAPETWMHESIEMFGVLLIFLGIVGRLWSTLYIGGRKSSEVVTGGPYSITRNPLYVFSTVAAAGVGAQIGSFSGIILFALLCAGAFHIVILREEKFLRQALGAPYEAYLARVPRFFPNLSLYQEGDTGSFKPRLLLTTLLDGLVFLVALPAFELIDGAQQSGMLPVWFTLP; this is encoded by the coding sequence ATGGCCGATGACGTGAACGTCCCGCCTGCAGACCAAATAAAAGGGTTGGGCGGTTACCAGTACATACGCAGGATGGTGCTGGCGGCGCTCATCGTGGTGCTGTTCGCGGCGCTGCTGTTCGGCCAGTCCAGCTTTGCGCCCGAGACATGGATGCATGAATCGATCGAGATGTTCGGCGTGCTGTTGATCTTCCTCGGCATTGTCGGGCGGCTGTGGTCGACGCTCTATATAGGCGGGCGCAAATCCTCCGAAGTTGTAACCGGCGGGCCTTATTCGATCACCCGCAACCCGCTCTACGTGTTCTCGACCGTGGCGGCCGCCGGCGTCGGCGCCCAGATCGGCTCGTTCAGCGGCATCATTCTCTTTGCGCTTTTGTGCGCCGGGGCGTTCCACATCGTCATCCTGCGCGAGGAGAAATTCCTCAGGCAGGCGCTCGGCGCCCCCTACGAAGCCTACCTGGCGCGCGTGCCGCGCTTCTTTCCCAATCTCTCGCTCTACCAGGAAGGCGATACCGGCAGCTTCAAGCCGCGCCTGCTTCTCACCACGCTGCTCGATGGGCTGGTGTTCCTGGTGGCGCTGCCGGCGTTCGAGCTGATCGACGGCGCGCAGCAGTCGGGCATGCTGCCGGTGTGGTTCACGCTGCCATGA
- the infC gene encoding translation initiation factor IF-3 codes for MRRPFKAAAPTKDGPRSNRDIRVPRVQLIDAEGQNRGDVSINDALLLAEEAGLDLVEISPNAQPPVVKILDLGKLKYANQKKAAEARKNQKVIEIKEIKMRPNIDSHDYETKMKAVRRFFEEGDKVKLTLRFRGREMAHMELGMQLLNKVREEVAPIAKVEAEPKLEGRQMMMVLAPR; via the coding sequence ATTCGCAGACCTTTCAAAGCAGCGGCGCCCACCAAGGATGGCCCGCGCTCCAACCGAGACATCCGGGTTCCCCGAGTCCAGCTCATCGACGCCGAAGGCCAAAATCGCGGCGACGTTTCCATCAACGACGCATTGCTGCTCGCCGAAGAGGCGGGGCTCGACCTTGTCGAGATATCGCCCAACGCCCAGCCGCCCGTCGTCAAAATCCTCGATCTCGGCAAGCTGAAATACGCCAACCAGAAGAAGGCGGCCGAAGCGCGCAAGAACCAGAAGGTCATCGAGATCAAGGAGATCAAGATGCGCCCGAACATCGACAGCCACGACTACGAGACCAAGATGAAGGCCGTGCGGCGCTTCTTCGAGGAAGGCGACAAGGTCAAGCTGACGCTGCGCTTCCGCGGCCGCGAGATGGCGCATATGGAGCTCGGCATGCAGCTTCTGAACAAGGTGCGCGAGGAAGTGGCGCCGATCGCCAAGGTCGAAGCCGAGCCGAAGCTCGAAGGCCGCCAGATGATGATGGTGCTGGCGCCCCGCTGA
- a CDS encoding alpha/beta hydrolase, whose amino-acid sequence MTASAPVFLDVDGSGIAVRQVPGSAPGIVWLGGYKSDMLGTKAEALSAWTASQGRAYLRHDYSGHGESGGAFADGTISKWLAQSLAVFRRFSKGKQILVGSSMGAWIALRMVQELRKAGDGRVAGLVLLAPAPDFTVELVEPMLTDAQRQDLEEKGFFAEPSDYSDEPYIYTRALIEDGRANRVMTGPIDTHCPVHILQGLADPDVPSGHALKLAALLPADDVTLSLIPDGDHRLSRPEDLDLLLRAAGDMVQRVA is encoded by the coding sequence ATGACCGCCAGCGCGCCAGTTTTCCTCGACGTCGACGGATCGGGCATCGCCGTCAGGCAGGTGCCGGGCAGCGCACCCGGCATCGTCTGGCTCGGCGGCTACAAGTCCGACATGCTGGGCACCAAGGCCGAGGCGCTCTCGGCCTGGACCGCAAGCCAAGGCCGCGCCTATCTGCGCCACGATTATTCCGGCCACGGCGAATCGGGCGGCGCCTTCGCCGACGGCACCATCTCGAAATGGCTGGCGCAAAGCCTCGCCGTCTTTCGCCGCTTCAGCAAGGGCAAGCAGATCCTGGTCGGCTCCTCGATGGGCGCGTGGATTGCGCTGCGCATGGTGCAGGAATTGCGCAAGGCCGGCGACGGCCGCGTCGCCGGGCTGGTGCTTCTGGCGCCGGCGCCGGATTTCACCGTCGAGCTGGTCGAGCCTATGCTGACCGACGCGCAGCGGCAGGACCTCGAGGAAAAAGGTTTCTTTGCCGAGCCGTCCGACTATTCGGACGAGCCTTACATCTATACGCGCGCGCTGATCGAGGACGGTCGTGCGAACCGGGTGATGACCGGACCGATCGACACCCACTGCCCGGTGCATATCCTGCAAGGCCTTGCCGATCCGGATGTGCCGTCGGGCCATGCGCTGAAGCTCGCCGCCCTGCTGCCGGCCGACGACGTCACGCTGTCGCTCATTCCCGATGGGGACCATCGTCTGTCGCGTCCCGAGGATCTCGACCTGCTGTTGCGCGCGGCGGGCGATATGGTCCAGCGGGTCGCCTGA
- a CDS encoding benzoate/H(+) symporter BenE family transporter, with protein MRLSIPISAFVAAIVGFGGTLALVIAAAKAVGATQVETASGVTAICLAMVIECLWLSWRTKMPIITAWSTPGLALVAASSGFTMAQAVGAFIVTGVLLVATGLFKPLTRLIAQIPPSVASGMLAGILLSFAVNAVKTIPSDPWLVLPLIAAFFVIRLFNPALSVLVVLIGGGLAAFLTGRVGGLPTPELSTLTLIAPEFSAAAIIGLALPLYLVTMASQNLSGIAVLRAAGYNPEPGPLIGVTGLFSLLSAPFGAATTNLAAISAAICTGPDVHPDPAERWKTGPFYALAYLIFAIFGASLVAIFAVLPQSLIVLVAGLALMAPLANALSIALKDEGERMPATVTFAVTASGLTLLGVGAAFWGLVAGMVVLFLEKLKKR; from the coding sequence ATGCGCCTTTCCATTCCGATATCGGCGTTTGTCGCCGCGATCGTCGGCTTCGGCGGCACGCTCGCCCTTGTCATTGCCGCCGCCAAGGCGGTCGGCGCCACGCAGGTCGAAACCGCCAGCGGCGTGACGGCGATCTGCCTGGCGATGGTGATCGAATGCCTGTGGCTGTCCTGGCGCACGAAGATGCCGATCATCACCGCCTGGTCGACCCCCGGCCTGGCGCTGGTCGCCGCCTCCAGCGGCTTCACCATGGCGCAAGCCGTCGGCGCCTTCATCGTCACCGGCGTCCTCTTGGTCGCCACCGGCCTGTTCAAGCCATTGACCCGGCTGATCGCGCAGATACCGCCTTCGGTCGCTTCAGGCATGCTGGCCGGCATCCTGCTGAGCTTCGCCGTCAATGCGGTCAAGACCATTCCTTCCGACCCCTGGCTGGTGCTGCCGCTGATTGCCGCCTTCTTCGTCATCCGGCTGTTCAATCCGGCGCTCTCGGTGCTGGTCGTGCTGATCGGCGGCGGTCTTGCTGCCTTCCTCACCGGCCGCGTCGGCGGCCTGCCGACGCCGGAACTGTCGACGCTGACGCTGATTGCGCCTGAGTTCAGCGCCGCGGCGATCATCGGCCTTGCGCTGCCGCTCTACCTCGTCACCATGGCCTCGCAGAACCTTTCCGGCATCGCCGTGCTCAGGGCCGCCGGCTACAATCCGGAGCCCGGCCCGCTGATCGGAGTCACCGGCCTGTTTTCGCTGCTCTCGGCGCCGTTTGGCGCCGCGACCACCAATCTGGCGGCGATCTCGGCGGCGATATGCACTGGACCGGACGTCCATCCCGATCCCGCCGAGCGCTGGAAGACCGGTCCGTTCTATGCGCTGGCCTACCTGATCTTCGCCATCTTCGGCGCCTCGCTGGTGGCGATCTTCGCCGTTCTGCCGCAGAGCCTGATCGTGCTGGTCGCCGGCCTGGCGCTGATGGCGCCGCTTGCCAACGCGCTGTCGATCGCGCTCAAGGACGAGGGCGAGCGCATGCCCGCTACCGTCACCTTTGCCGTCACCGCCTCGGGGCTGACGCTGCTCGGCGTCGGCGCGGCGTTTTGGGGCCTGGTTGCCGGCATGGTCGTGCTTTTCCTCGAAAAACTCAAAAAGCGATAA
- a CDS encoding DUF2852 domain-containing protein, with translation MNTTALIRPAWTPATIALMVIGFMVFWPLGFAMLAYIIWGDRLEGFKRDVNRATDGIFAGCRRRSDKAARWGHGSARTGNVAFDDWREKELERLAEERRKLDEMLTEFDDYARELRRAKDQDEFDRFMANRNKSTAPTTNESAPKGDKGSNLLDD, from the coding sequence ATGAATACGACCGCATTGATCCGTCCGGCGTGGACGCCGGCGACCATCGCGCTGATGGTGATCGGTTTCATGGTGTTCTGGCCGCTCGGCTTCGCCATGCTTGCCTATATCATCTGGGGCGATCGGCTCGAGGGCTTCAAGCGCGATGTCAATCGCGCCACGGACGGCATCTTCGCCGGCTGCCGCCGCCGCTCCGACAAGGCCGCCCGCTGGGGCCATGGCTCGGCCCGCACCGGCAACGTCGCTTTCGACGACTGGCGCGAGAAGGAGCTCGAGCGCCTCGCCGAAGAGCGCCGCAAGCTTGACGAGATGCTGACCGAGTTCGACGACTACGCTCGCGAACTGCGCCGCGCCAAGGACCAGGACGAGTTCGACCGCTTCATGGCGAACCGCAACAAGTCGACAGCGCCGACGACCAACGAGTCGGCACCGAAGGGCGACAAGGGCTCGAACCTGCTCGACGACTGA
- a CDS encoding M48 family metallopeptidase, with protein sequence MTLGFFRTLTKPKSKPVVEREHCVAGRTLPLKIVESARARRLTLRIDSGGQGLRITVPPGLRRGEVEKFLDRHQDWLEQRLAKVPTRPQVRPGIKIPIRGVPHRIVHEPAKRGTVTILRDERGPLLVVHGERIHLPRRIADYLKREAKREIEKLVVKHTEAIGKRAKAIRFKDTSSRWGSCTSEGNLSFSWRIMMAPAPVINYLVAHEVAHLKEMNHGPKFWKLCEKLCPDTERCKDWLKRNGGALQAIVFE encoded by the coding sequence ATGACCCTCGGCTTCTTCCGCACCCTGACCAAGCCCAAATCCAAGCCCGTGGTGGAGCGCGAGCATTGCGTCGCCGGCCGCACGCTGCCGCTCAAGATCGTCGAGAGCGCGCGCGCCCGCCGGCTGACGCTGCGCATCGATTCCGGCGGCCAGGGCCTGCGCATCACGGTGCCGCCGGGTCTGCGCCGCGGCGAGGTGGAGAAATTTCTCGACCGTCATCAGGACTGGCTGGAGCAGCGTCTGGCCAAGGTGCCGACAAGGCCGCAGGTGCGGCCCGGCATCAAGATCCCGATCCGCGGCGTGCCGCACCGCATCGTCCATGAGCCGGCAAAGCGCGGCACCGTCACCATCTTGCGCGACGAGCGCGGCCCGCTTCTGGTCGTGCATGGCGAGCGCATCCACCTGCCGCGCCGCATCGCCGACTATCTGAAGCGCGAGGCCAAGCGCGAGATCGAGAAGCTGGTGGTCAAGCACACCGAAGCGATCGGCAAGCGCGCCAAGGCGATCCGCTTCAAGGACACTTCCAGCCGCTGGGGGTCCTGCACGTCGGAAGGCAATCTGTCCTTCTCCTGGCGCATCATGATGGCGCCGGCACCGGTGATAAACTACCTCGTCGCGCATGAGGTGGCGCATCTGAAAGAGATGAACCATGGCCCGAAATTCTGGAAACTGTGCGAAAAGCTCTGTCCCGACACCGAGCGCTGCAAGGACTGGCTGAAGCGCAACGGCGGCGCGCTACAGGCGATTGTGTTTGAGTAG